GAAGCCTGAGGGACCCGGGGAAACCCCGGCGGGGCCAACAACGTGAGGAACGGCGGTAGGAAAAACGGGAGGCACGGGAGTTGGCGCCGCAGAACCCGCCTGCAGCGACGCAGGTTCTTCGCGTCGGAGCTGAAAAAGCTCCAGGCCGCCAAAAACCGCGCTCAACGCCACCGCCCCGGACCCTCCCGCCGCCAAAAGGAACCATTTGAGATGGCGTTCCTCCCGCAAGCGCGAGAAAAACCGCAAAAGCTGCGGCCATTCCAGCCACAAATGCCAAAGGGCCACCAACAGCAGGCCGTACCCCATGAGGTAGTGCCAGTCGAATACCGGCAGCTCCATGCGGCTCATCCAAAAAAGCCCCAAAAAAGCTGTGGCCGCCAGGTAAAAAGCCAACAGCAAAGCGACCAGCGCGCGGATCTGCGAAGGGCTAACGGGCCTTCCCCACAGCTTGGCCGCTACCGTCCACAGGAAAACCACAACCAGCGGCAGCAAAACCAAAGCTTTCACAACGCCAATGTGCGGGTTCTGGGCCAACTTGGCAAGAGCTGGCGGAGGGGAAGGGATTCGAACCCTTGATCCCTTGCGGGATGGCGGTTTTCAAGACCGCTGCCTTAAACCACTCGGCCACCCCTCCGGACGGGGCATTATCCCTTGGCGGCAGCGTTCCGCTCAAGGCCCCGACGCCACGAATTGCCGTGAAAATCGAAAAAGCCAAGCCCAAACGCTTCCGATCTTGACCTCGGTCATGACTATTCGGTACGCTTGGCTCAGGGAACGGAGGATGACCATGGACCAACTGGTAACCGCCCATACCCGCACGCTCCACGTGCTGTGCGGAGCTTTTCTCGTGAGCACCATCGTTTACGGGCTTTTGGTGCTGTTGGTGCCGCCCCCGGAAGCACCGGTGGTCATGCAGACGCACCCGCTACTTTGGGTATTCACCGGTCTCACCGTTCTTAACATCCTTACGCTTATGCCGGGTTACCGCGCCATGCTTGCCAAAGCCCGGCAGGTGTATGCGGTCAGCCATGATCCGCTCCCGCTTTTGAACGCCCACCGCACGGCCCACATTGTGACCTTCGCCCGCCTAGAGGCGGTGGCAATTTTTGGTCTTCTGTTGTTCTTCATCACCGGCCGTGGGGATTGGTTTTGGTACTTCAACGGCGTAAGCCTGGTGGGCATGCTGGTGTTGTGGCCGTTGAAGGAAAAGGTTGAGGCACTTTTGCAAACCCCGCAAAGCGGGCAGGAGCAGCTGGCCTAAGGGCAGGGGGGTTGGCTGCGGTCCAAGCGACGCCGCAGCTTGGCAAGGGGTTTCTTAAGGCGAGGGAAGCGGGTTTCAATCCAGCAAAAAAAACGCCGGAAAAGCGGAACCTCCGGGGCCAAAAGCAAAGCCCCTGCTGCAAAGAACAACCACCCCTGGAGGATCGGCAAGAGCGAGCCGATGACCCCCAGCACCATGAAGCTCCAGCCCAGGGCGTGGCGCGCCAAAACCCGCATGAGCGGCTATTGTGCACACCTCAGGTGGGAATGCAACCAAAGCCTTTTTAACTAGCTCCGTGCTGGTTCTACTTACCGGCTGTTTTTCTTTCCGACTTAACCCGCCACCGCTACGCCCCCGCCTTGCCTTTTGGCGCGGTACAGGGCTTCATCGGCGGCCCGCAGCAGCTCCCGCTTGCTGCCACCACCGGGACCCAAGCACGCCACCCCCACCGAAACCGTAATCTCGCCGGTGAAAAGCTGGCAAAGGTCCGTGGCCACCTGGCGGGCTAGCTCCCCCGGGGTAGCCGGGAGCACCACCACGAACTCGTCCCCGCCGTAGCGCGCCACCACGTTGTCCTCCCGCACCGCCCCGGCTAAAGAAAGGGCCACCTCCCGGAGCATGGCATCGCCCTTCTCGTGCCCACGGGTGTCGTTGTACTGCTTGAAGCCATCCAAATCCACCATGAGCACCGAAAGGGGCTGTTTGGCTCGCTTGGCGCGGGCCACCATCATGGTGAGGTACTCATCCAAAAACCGCCGGTTAAAAACCCCGGTAAGGGCGTCCAAACGGGAGGACTTCCGCTCCATTTCCGCCAGCTTGGCAGCGTAGGTGACGGCAACCCCACAAAAGCTCAAAAGCCCCAAGCGCAGCACCTGCACGTCCCAGCGAAAGCTCCCGTAGAGGGCATCGGCGGGCTGGCGGGCCAGGTCCCAGCCATGGGTTGCCAAGGCCAGAACCCCTCCGTAGCCCACGAAGGCCACTACCGCCACCCGCCGGGCCAGCACCGGATCGCCCCGCAAACCCACCAGCACCAAGCCCAAGAGGTAGCCCAGGAAAACCACCTGCGAGTTGGTGGCCCACAGGGGCCTGCCGCTGGCCACGAAGTTCAAGAGCACCGCGGTGACCACGACGACGTCCAAGAGGGCCAGGAAGCGGGAGTAGCGCTGGTCCCAGGGCAGGTATGCCAGAAACATTTGAAGAAAAACCAAACCGATGAAAAGCCCTAAGAGCGTGCCGGTACCGCTGAGCTCCGGCAGCGGCCGCCCCCCCAGAAGCTGCTGTACAGTGGTCACTATCGCGATGCAGGCTACCACCGCCAAGCGCACCAGGTTGATGAGCCGCTCCAGATCAAGCCCGCGCACTGGGAGCCTGTCCTCCACCGGCAGGAGGCGGGGGCTCGATTTCGACGAGGCTCGTGACGCGCTAACCATGTGCAAATTAATAATACTTTCGCACGACTCACATGACAACTGCTTTGGAGATTAGCGAACCTCACGGCGTTTGTTTGAGTCCGCAGTCAACTTTGCCTACCCGGCGGCTCCCGTTCTCCCAGACTCCGCCACTCGCAAAACGCTAAGAGTTTCCTCGTTGGCGTGCTTTTGCAGCAAGTGCAACAGCTCCGCCTGGACCCGCGGGGAGCCGGCCACCACGTTGCCGTTGGTCCAAACGTCGGGTTTTCCATCGAGGTTGGTGACTCTGCCGCCCGCCTCCTGCACGAGCAAGACCCCAGCGGCCAGGTCCCAGGGTGAAAGGAAAAACTCAAAAAACGCATCAAAAATGCCGCAGGCGGTGTGGGCCAAGTCGAGGCTGGCCGCGCCCGGGCGACGGATGGCCGCAGCCCGGGGGAAAACCTCGGCAAACACCGCAAGGTAGGTGGCAAGGGCAGCACCCATGCGGAAAGGAAAACCGGTGGTCAAAAACGAGCCTTCCAGCGAAGCGCGACCGCTCACCGCAATTTTCTTTCCGTTGCAAAAAGCCCCAGCACCCCGGCAGGCGGTGAAGAGATCGTCGCGCATGGGGTCGTAAATGGCCCCCACCAGAACCTCGCTGCCCTCCATAAGCGCCACCGAAACCGCAAAATGGGGAAAACCGCGCACAAAGTTGGTGGTGCCGTCCAGCGGGTCCACCACCCAGGCACGCGCTTGCGAGCCCGCACGCCCGCTTTCCTCACCCAGAAACGCGCACTCCGGCGTGGCCTTCGCTAGGTACCTGCGGATCGCTTCCTCGCTTTCGCGATCGGCGGTGGAAACGAAGTCGTTGCGGGACTTCTCATCCACCCTCAGGGCACCCCGGAAGTGCCGACGGAGCACCTCCCCGCCAATTTGCGCCGCCGTGGCAGCCACCGCCAGGTAAGAATCCACTGCATCCCTCCCGGCGCTAGAATAACCTGGGAATGAGTTTCGGCTAGGGCGGGGTTTTTGAAGAGGATGGGGCAGGAAGACGAAATCCGCGAAGAAAACCGCAGGATCCGTCACATGCGGATCCTGGTGGACCTCACGGCGCAAATTTTGGCCGAAGATCCCGGCTTGAAGCTGTGCGAAGCGCTGCGCCTGGTGGAAGCGGCGCGCTCAGCGGTGGTCCGCATGTTTCCGGGAAAAGAAGAAACTTTCGATCTCATCATCCGCCCGCGGCTGGAGCGGATCATTATGGACCGCTTTCAGCTTTCCTCCATTGAGCCGGTGAACTGAAAAGCGCCGGCCGCCACCCTTACAGCACGTCCCGGTACTCGGGATAGCGAGCGCGGTCCTTCACCGGAACCTCCGCCTCCACCTCCACCCGCACCTGCTCTCCCTGGGACAGGGTTTCGCCGCGGATAAAGCCGGTGACCTGCCCCGCCACCCCGGGCAGCAAATCGGCGGTGCTTAAGCTCACCAGGTGCGTGGCCCGATCTTTCCCCTTGCTGTCCACCAAAACCACCTTCACGGTCAAAGTAGGAAGCTTTTCCCGGGCGGTGTTGACCACCGTGAAGTCAATGAGCAGCTCCGGTCCCTCGGGCGTGGTCCTCACCTGTACCGCGGTGGGTTGCACCTGATGGGCTAGGCGCAATCGGGTGACCTTTTGCTCCGGCGTTTCTTTGCTGCCACAAGCCACCAGGGCCAAAGCCGCAAGCGCCACGCTAAGACCAAGCGCTGGGTTACCTTTCATAAGCCCACCCCCAGAGCCACAAAGTACGAGGTAAACGCCCCTCGCCGGGCCTCTGCCACCACCCGCAGAAGCGGCAGCGGGTGAATGACCACACCGGCAAGCACCACCGTGCGGTCCCCCTGGGCCCGGTGCCAGCGGGGAGCGGGGTCGCCAAAAAAGGCCTCAATTTTCTGGTGCCTCACCCCCACCCCGGCGTAGGGAGCCAAAAGCACGAAGCCTTTGGACGCCACCAGCTTCAGCTCGCCCACCCGGAAATCCACCTGGGGATGGGAAAGCCAGGTCCAGCTCCCGGAGAGCCCCAGCGCCGGCAGGATCACCCCGCCCTCGAAGAGCGACCAGCGGAGCTCCCCGCCCCAAAAGGGCTCCCCGGCAAACTGGCCGTACTGCGCCCCCACATCCAGGTTCCAGGGCAAGCCCTTGCGCGCCACCACCCGGTAAGCCGGCAGCAACCCCAGCGTGGTTTTTTCATCCACCGCGTAGCGGTACCACCGCTCCCGGGAGCTCACCGAAAGCCCACCGGCCACCCCCATGACCTCAAACCCCGCCACCCCCGAAGGGGCCGCGGTGGTGAGGTTGGGAAAGGCCAAAAGCTCGGCCATGGCTTCCCCCAGGTCGCTAAGCTGTTGTGGGGTAAACTGCGGGTCAAAGGAAAAGCCTCCCGCAAGAACCCGGCTTGCAAACAGAAAAAGCAGCGCCAGTAGCCTTTTCATCCGTTGCCTCCGCCGCAAGTTTACACGAGCGTGGCAAAGAGCTCGTTGGACACCAGCCACCCCCGGGGGGTCAAGCGCACCCGCTCACCCCGCCGGCGGGCCAGACCCGCCGCCAGGAAATCCCCGAGAAGCTGCCAAAACCGGGGCCGGTTTTCCGCAAGCGCCTCTGCTTCCTGCCAGCGCACCCCGCGGGAAAGCCGCAAGCGAAGCATGACCTTTTCCGCCTGCACCGCTTCCGGTGTGAGGTAAGACCGAAAGGTTCGGGGAAAACGCGAAGACTCCAGCGAAGCCATGTACTCCCCCAGGTTGGGGGTGTTGGCCCAGCGGCTGCGGCGTCCCTGGCCGTAGGCCCCCACCCCGCAGGCCAGTACCACCCCTCCCTGCCAGTACCGCAGGTTGTGTCTGGCTTCAAAGCCCGGGCGGGCCCAGTTGGAAACCTCGTAGTGCCGATACCCCGCCCGCCGCAAAAAACGGGCGGTGGTGAGGTACTGCCACGCTGCTTCCTCCTCGGAGGGGAAAAGCCCGGCGTGCCGCTGGGCTAAAAGCGCCAGGCGGTGGGGCTTGTCCATTTCCAAAAGGTAAACGGACACGTGGTGGGGGGAAAGCTGCACCAGAGCTTCCAGCGTCTGCTCCAGCCTTCGCCGGTTCAAGCCGGGAAGACCCAGCATGAGGTCCGCCGAAACCACAAACCCCGCAGCCAAAAGGCTCTGCAAAGCAACCCTCGCCTGCTGTGCTGAGTGCCTGCGGGAAAGCAAAGCCAAAACGCCATCGTCAAAGGACTGCACCCCCACCGACACCCGGTTGACCCCCAGGCTCTTCCAAAACGTGAGGCGTTCTTCGGTGACGTCGTCAGGGTTAGCTTCCAGCGTCACCTCAGCGCTGGGAAGGCGGGGAAAGGAGCCGTTGAGAACCGAGAAAAGCTCCGAAAGCTCGTCAGCCGGCAGCAACGACGGTGTGCCGCCCCCCAAGTACAAGGTGCGTAAGGGCCTTTTGGCCAAGCGGGCCAAAAGCGTAACCTCCCGGCGTAAGGCCGCCATGTAGCGGGGCAAAAGCTCCCGTTCGGTGGAGGTGACGAAGGTGCAGTAGGCACACCGGGAAGCGCAAAAGGGGAGGTGCAGGTAGAGGCTTGCGGGGCGCGCCACAGCTAGCGGGCCGTCTCCAGCCAGCGCAGCCAGAGGCTGGCAAAGGGCTCCCCTTCCCGGGACCACAGGCTCCGGGCAAACGCCTCCACCCAGCCATCAAAACCCGGGACCAGGCGCAGGTTGTCCTCCTCCATGAGCTCGAAGGGGTCCCGGCCGGAAACCAAAAGTGCCTGGGCCGCCCGCCGCAAGCGCCAGCCCTGGGAGGCCACCCCGTCCAAAAGGTCCAAACGGCGAGCCCACAGCAAAAGCGAGCAGGCAGCGGCAAAGCAGCTGGCCTTGCACAGCGCGGTACTGGGCCCCGGCAACCCCTCCCGCAAGCCCAGCTCGTACGCCATGCTGCTTCCGTGCACCTCCAGGGTTTTGGCCACGTCCACCGGATCGCTGTGGAACAGCAGGTCCTCGAAAACGTCGTTGCCGTCTTCCCCAAAGGCCGCTTCGTAGGCCAGGTGCTTGTCCTCACCGGTGAGGGAAAGGGGTGCCAGCACCACAAACTGGGCCCCGCTTTCCCGGGCGGCCAGCAAAGCCGCGTTCATGCTCTCCTGCACCGGCAGTTGCGGGGTGAGGGCGATCAGGGTGCCGGTGGCAAAGCCCTCTTCCCGGAAGGATGATAACGGAACCGTGGGCATGTTCCCCCAAAACGGCGAAAGCCACAGGTTGATCAGCGTCACCTGCTCGGGAGCCAGCAGCGAGGGAAGATCGCCGGGTTCTAAGGGTTCATCCGCCACCACCAGCAGCCCGCAACCTACAGCCAAAAGCTTTTCCACCGCCCGCCGGCGGTTCTTGAGCACGCTGGCGTACACCAGGAGCCGCAAAGGGCGACGGGGCACGTGGGCATCCCCCACCGGAGGGGAGGTGGCTTCCCGCAGCAGCCGCATTCCCACCAAATCCAAAGCCAACCCCCCAGGCCCCACCGGTACGTGGCCCAACTGGTGGGTGAAGGGCAAAAGGTCTGGGTACGTTGGCTCAATCCGCCGCACTGCCCACCCTCCCGAAAGGCGCTACCCTCGTTCCGCCAGAACCCGGCGCACGTACTTCGCCAGCAGGTCGGTTTCCAGGTTCACCAAAGCCCCCGGCCGCAGCTGCCCAAGGGTCGTTTGCTGCAGGGTGAAGGGTACCAGGCTTACCTCAAACCACGAGCCCCCCAGACGGGAAACGGTGAGGGAAACGCCGTCCACCGCCACCGAACCCTTTTCGGCAATTTCCGGGGAGAGCTTCTTGGGGATCTCGCAGCGTACCACCACCCCTTCCCCTTCCCGCCGCACCGCCAAGACCCGCGCTTTGGCGTCCACGTGCCCGCTCACCCAGTGACCTCCCAAAAGATCCCCCACCCGCAGGGCCCGCTCCACGTTTACCTTGCTGCCCACCGGGAGCAAGCCCAGGGTGGTGCGCTCCAGGGTTTCCCGGGAGCAAAAGAAACGCAGGCTTTCCCCTTCCACCGTTTCCACCGTGAGGCAAGCCCCGTTGATGGCCACGCTTTCCCCAAGGGCCAGGGGCCCGCCGGGCACCTGCGCCTGTACGGTGAGCCTCTGCCCCAACCCCACGCTTTCTCGCTGGACCAGGGTCCCCACCGTTTGAACAATGCCGCTAAACACCCACCACCTCGGCCACCAGCGAAAGGTCGCCGGAAAGCTCCGAAACCCGCAAGAAGCGAAGCTTGACCCCTTCCTGAGGTGCGGAAAACCCGCTGCCCCCCACCGCCGGCACCGCCTCCCGACCGCCCAGCACCAGGGGCGCCAGGAAGGCGTACAACCGCCGTGCCAGACCCTCCTGGAAGAACGACCAGTGCACCTCCCCGCCCCCTTCCACCAGCACCGAGCTCACGCCCCGGGTGGCCAGCTCCCGCAGCACCGCGTGGAGGTTCACCCGACCACGGCCGTCATCCCCCACCTCCACCACCCTGGCCCCTTTTGCCTCCAGCTCCCGCCGGCGGTCCAGGGGGGCGTCCTGCAGGCAAAACACCACCACGCTCTCCGGATCGTGGGACAAAAGCGTGGCGGCGGGCGGCGTCCGCAAATGGGAATCCAGCACCACCCGCCAAAGCCTGGGGTTGGGGTTGAGACCCAGGTGCCGCACCAGCCTTGGGTCATCGGCCAGCACCGTGCCCACCCCCACCAGCACCGCGTCCATCTCTTCCCGCAGCGCGTAGCCGGCCCGCCGGGAGGCCTCGGAGGTGATCCACCGGGACTTCCCACCCCGGGCCGCGATCTTGCCGTCCAGGGTCAGCGCCATCTTCAAGGAAACGTAGGGCAAGCCCTGGCTCATGAAGTAAAGGAAACGGTGGTTGAGCTCCCGGCAGGCTTCCTCCTCCACCCCCAGGATGACCTCAACGCCTG
The genomic region above belongs to Thermoanaerobaculum aquaticum and contains:
- a CDS encoding GGDEF domain-containing protein, with translation MRGLDLERLINLVRLAVVACIAIVTTVQQLLGGRPLPELSGTGTLLGLFIGLVFLQMFLAYLPWDQRYSRFLALLDVVVVTAVLLNFVASGRPLWATNSQVVFLGYLLGLVLVGLRGDPVLARRVAVVAFVGYGGVLALATHGWDLARQPADALYGSFRWDVQVLRLGLLSFCGVAVTYAAKLAEMERKSSRLDALTGVFNRRFLDEYLTMMVARAKRAKQPLSVLMVDLDGFKQYNDTRGHEKGDAMLREVALSLAGAVREDNVVARYGGDEFVVVLPATPGELARQVATDLCQLFTGEITVSVGVACLGPGGGSKRELLRAADEALYRAKRQGGGVAVAG
- a CDS encoding inositol monophosphatase family protein, which codes for MDSYLAVAATAAQIGGEVLRRHFRGALRVDEKSRNDFVSTADRESEEAIRRYLAKATPECAFLGEESGRAGSQARAWVVDPLDGTTNFVRGFPHFAVSVALMEGSEVLVGAIYDPMRDDLFTACRGAGAFCNGKKIAVSGRASLEGSFLTTGFPFRMGAALATYLAVFAEVFPRAAAIRRPGAASLDLAHTACGIFDAFFEFFLSPWDLAAGVLLVQEAGGRVTNLDGKPDVWTNGNVVAGSPRVQAELLHLLQKHANEETLSVLRVAESGRTGAAG
- a CDS encoding DUF3426 domain-containing protein, which encodes MKGNPALGLSVALAALALVACGSKETPEQKVTRLRLAHQVQPTAVQVRTTPEGPELLIDFTVVNTAREKLPTLTVKVVLVDSKGKDRATHLVSLSTADLLPGVAGQVTGFIRGETLSQGEQVRVEVEAEVPVKDRARYPEYRDVL
- the hemW gene encoding radical SAM family heme chaperone HemW, whose product is MARPASLYLHLPFCASRCAYCTFVTSTERELLPRYMAALRREVTLLARLAKRPLRTLYLGGGTPSLLPADELSELFSVLNGSFPRLPSAEVTLEANPDDVTEERLTFWKSLGVNRVSVGVQSFDDGVLALLSRRHSAQQARVALQSLLAAGFVVSADLMLGLPGLNRRRLEQTLEALVQLSPHHVSVYLLEMDKPHRLALLAQRHAGLFPSEEEAAWQYLTTARFLRRAGYRHYEVSNWARPGFEARHNLRYWQGGVVLACGVGAYGQGRRSRWANTPNLGEYMASLESSRFPRTFRSYLTPEAVQAEKVMLRLRLSRGVRWQEAEALAENRPRFWQLLGDFLAAGLARRRGERVRLTPRGWLVSNELFATLV
- a CDS encoding riboflavin synthase — encoded protein: MFSGIVQTVGTLVQRESVGLGQRLTVQAQVPGGPLALGESVAINGACLTVETVEGESLRFFCSRETLERTTLGLLPVGSKVNVERALRVGDLLGGHWVSGHVDAKARVLAVRREGEGVVVRCEIPKKLSPEIAEKGSVAVDGVSLTVSRLGGSWFEVSLVPFTLQQTTLGQLRPGALVNLETDLLAKYVRRVLAERG
- the ribD gene encoding bifunctional diaminohydroxyphosphoribosylaminopyrimidine deaminase/5-amino-6-(5-phosphoribosylamino)uracil reductase RibD; this translates as MRRTLELAEAGRYGVSPNPMVGAVVLDAQGRVVGEGAHLRYGGPHAETVALAAAGAKARGGTLVVNLEPCVHFGHTPPCVDAILAAGVSRVVVGTTDPNPQVNGKGIATLREAGVEVILGVEEEACRELNHRFLYFMSQGLPYVSLKMALTLDGKIAARGGKSRWITSEASRRAGYALREEMDAVLVGVGTVLADDPRLVRHLGLNPNPRLWRVVLDSHLRTPPAATLLSHDPESVVVFCLQDAPLDRRRELEAKGARVVEVGDDGRGRVNLHAVLRELATRGVSSVLVEGGGEVHWSFFQEGLARRLYAFLAPLVLGGREAVPAVGGSGFSAPQEGVKLRFLRVSELSGDLSLVAEVVGV